Proteins found in one Miscanthus floridulus cultivar M001 chromosome 4, ASM1932011v1, whole genome shotgun sequence genomic segment:
- the LOC136551524 gene encoding NDR1/HIN1-like protein 6, with protein MGKRSVPRYPEDEDKGGCCGCLCWCCCFLLLIVAALAGTAAYFFFVYKPKAPSYSVSNMSVSQFDFSSSDLTLYVKLTASVRAENPNDKVTIKYGEGSHTVVSYRGTPLCSGKLPAFFQGYKNVTVMDISMEGRHGFGSGLQQALEESEKAGDIPLDIFVSVPVELQLGSLDLRQVKVNVHCALVLDSISPKKKPNIKSATYQANVEF; from the coding sequence ATGGGTAAGCGCAGCGTCCCTCGGTACCCTGAGGACGAGGAcaaaggcggttgctgcggctgCCTGTGCTGGTGCTGCTGTTTCCTGTTGCTCATCGTGGCGGCGCTGGCCGGCACGGCCGCCTACTTCTTCTTCGTCTACAAGCCCAAGGCGCCGTCCTACTCCGTCAGCAACATGTCCGTCTCGCAGTTCGACTTCAGCTCCTCCGACCTGACGCTCTACGTCAAGCTCACCGCCTCCGTGCGAGCCGAGAACCCCAACGACAAGGTCACCATCAAGTACGGCGAAGGCTCCCACACCGTGGTCTCCTACCGCGGCACGCCGCTGTGCTCCGGGAAGCTCCCGGCCTTCTTCCAGGGCTACAAGAACGTCACCGTCATGGACATCTCCATGGAGGGCCGCCACGGCTTCGGCTCCGGGCTGCAGCAGGCGCTGGAGGAGAGCGAGAAGGCCGGGGACATCCCGCTCGACATCTTCGTCAGCGTCCCCGTGGAGCTGCAGCTCGGCTCCCTCGACCTCCGACAGGTTAAAGTCAACGTGCACTGCGCGCTCGTCCTCGACAGCATCTCGCCCAAGAAGAAGCCCAACATCAAGTCCGCAACCTACCAGGCCAACGTAGAGTTTTGA